A genomic stretch from Treponema primitia ZAS-1 includes:
- a CDS encoding response regulator — MIAKGDMPSMNEKAPEGQKPEGGSYRVLVVDDSMFIAKQLGQIFTSEGFEVAGTAADGAQGVEKYKEMHPNIDLVTMDITMPVMDGVSALEKILEFDKNACVIMVSALGKEDVVKKSLLMGAKSYIVKPLDRKKVLERVISVLKH; from the coding sequence ATGATAGCAAAAGGTGATATGCCCAGTATGAATGAGAAAGCTCCCGAGGGACAAAAACCCGAGGGTGGATCTTATCGGGTTCTTGTTGTTGATGACTCCATGTTTATCGCAAAACAGCTTGGTCAGATTTTCACATCAGAGGGCTTTGAAGTCGCAGGAACCGCTGCGGATGGGGCTCAGGGCGTTGAAAAGTACAAGGAAATGCATCCAAACATTGATTTGGTTACCATGGACATCACAATGCCGGTAATGGACGGTGTTTCTGCCCTGGAGAAAATACTGGAATTTGATAAAAACGCCTGTGTAATAATGGTCAGTGCCCTGGGAAAAGAGGATGTTGTCAAAAAATCTTTGCTTATGGGTGCAAAGAGTTACATTGTTAAACCTCTGGACCGGAAAAAGGTTCTGGAACGGGTTATTTCTGTCTTAAAACACTAG
- a CDS encoding tRNA dihydrouridine synthase translates to MAELSHRPLRELIEGFGGCDEYFTEMISAGALIGGGPFESFYTDGGPCPQKLVYQLVGSDPGHLAAAAALLDRLECRGIDINMGCSAPAITRTGAGVSWMASADRAAAMAARVRSATQKRLSVKLRTGLEDDFDYLVGFCRRLEAEGVELITLHPRTSREKFKRKARWEYVGALRSALKIPVAGNGDIAGPEDLLSRAASGCCDAVMAGRAAVQQPWLFAQAREAEKAKETLGVKTVTVTFLEETGLRFLELLAKYQPQEFHISRARRFFNYFCDNLKWGTYVKNLLNRETELRGVAKAWSGYFAEHPEEP, encoded by the coding sequence ATGGCCGAATTAAGCCACCGCCCCCTCCGGGAATTGATAGAGGGCTTTGGGGGCTGCGACGAGTATTTCACTGAAATGATCAGCGCCGGGGCTTTAATCGGCGGCGGTCCGTTTGAGTCCTTCTATACCGATGGCGGTCCCTGCCCCCAAAAACTGGTCTACCAGCTGGTGGGCTCCGATCCCGGCCACCTGGCTGCTGCCGCCGCCCTTCTGGACCGGCTGGAATGCCGGGGTATCGATATCAACATGGGCTGTTCCGCCCCGGCCATTACCCGTACCGGCGCCGGGGTTAGCTGGATGGCCTCGGCGGATCGGGCTGCCGCCATGGCAGCCCGCGTCCGGTCCGCCACCCAAAAGCGGCTCAGCGTAAAGCTCCGCACCGGCCTGGAGGACGATTTCGACTACCTCGTTGGGTTTTGCCGCCGCCTGGAAGCTGAGGGGGTAGAACTTATCACCCTGCATCCCCGGACCAGCCGGGAAAAGTTCAAGCGCAAAGCCCGCTGGGAGTACGTAGGCGCCCTCCGTTCCGCCCTGAAGATCCCCGTGGCAGGCAACGGCGACATAGCCGGCCCGGAAGACCTGCTCAGCCGAGCCGCCTCGGGCTGCTGCGACGCCGTTATGGCCGGCCGGGCTGCGGTACAGCAACCCTGGCTCTTCGCCCAGGCCCGGGAAGCAGAAAAGGCGAAAGAGACGCTAGGTGTCAAAACGGTGACAGTCACCTTTTTGGAGGAAACCGGGCTGCGGTTCCTGGAGCTTCTGGCAAAATACCAGCCGCAGGAGTTCCACATCAGCCGAGCGCGGCGCTTCTTCAACTATTTCTGCGATAACCTGAAGTGGGGTACCTACGTGAAGAACCTGCTGAACCGGGAAACGGAGTTACGCGGTGTGGCAAAGGCGTGGTCGGGGTACTTCGCGGAACATCCGGAGGAGCCATGA
- a CDS encoding adenylate kinase produces the protein MKLIFLGPPGAGKGTLAAKAVDILTVPHISTGAIFRSAIAAKSPLGLKVKAIIDAGKLVDDETTIELVKERLAQADAQKGYILDGFPRTIPQAEALAGFSAVDKVVNFDIPDSSVLERLGGRRVCRKCGVNYHRVFNPPKKADTCDSCGGEVYTREDDKPEAVQKRLEVYRNQTEPLIDYYRKKGILKDVDARPAVDQVVENFRKAVGV, from the coding sequence ATGAAACTGATATTTTTAGGCCCCCCCGGGGCAGGGAAGGGAACCTTGGCGGCCAAAGCGGTGGATATCCTCACGGTTCCCCATATTTCCACCGGCGCGATTTTCCGGTCCGCCATTGCAGCAAAAAGCCCCCTGGGGCTCAAGGTTAAGGCCATCATTGACGCGGGGAAACTCGTGGATGATGAAACCACCATCGAACTGGTTAAGGAGCGGCTTGCCCAGGCGGATGCCCAAAAGGGCTACATCCTGGACGGTTTCCCCCGGACCATCCCCCAGGCGGAAGCCCTGGCAGGGTTTTCCGCCGTGGATAAGGTGGTCAACTTCGACATCCCCGATAGCTCGGTGTTGGAACGCTTAGGCGGCCGCCGGGTCTGCCGGAAATGCGGCGTCAATTACCACAGGGTCTTCAACCCGCCCAAAAAAGCGGATACCTGCGATAGCTGCGGCGGCGAAGTTTACACCCGGGAGGACGACAAACCCGAAGCGGTCCAAAAGCGGCTTGAAGTCTACCGTAACCAGACCGAGCCGCTCATCGACTACTATCGTAAGAAGGGCATCCTGAAGGATGTGGACGCCCGGCCTGCGGTGGATCAGGTGGTGGAGAACTTCAGAAAAGCGGTGGGAGTGTAA
- a CDS encoding glycosyltransferase, protein MTQKSIPFATAADPLVHKSPPAISVIVPVYNTEKYLSDCLDSLIGQTFQDLEILCVDDGSCDNSAEILKTYAEKYPRIRIFSQKNTGPGMARNTGLRYAEGTYIMFCDSDDIYDKDMCRIMFSAIHKRGVDLVKCKMTAVYPSGERTKEELVIPSEKGFHLLNSQWRGILCRGVWDKIFRLDIIRCNNIYFPPVTVSEDISFLIQYAAVASTCFILPDNLYYYYVRRNSTAGKYETDPLPYQNDILISYQFTLRFLLAHSCIKSNSYILFHLANELTYYWKNEKQDCHQFFRRIKQEILFYFDRSDISSYPLLEAINNEKDQKAIDILQSLHTAWLLGIQVQPNVRFVKVS, encoded by the coding sequence ATGACACAAAAATCTATTCCCTTTGCCACGGCTGCCGATCCCTTGGTCCACAAATCTCCCCCTGCTATTTCCGTCATAGTTCCGGTGTACAATACTGAAAAGTATCTTTCCGATTGTCTTGACTCCCTTATAGGGCAAACTTTTCAGGATCTGGAGATCCTCTGTGTTGATGACGGCTCCTGCGATAATTCGGCGGAAATTTTGAAAACCTATGCGGAAAAATATCCGCGGATCAGAATTTTTTCGCAGAAAAACACCGGTCCCGGCATGGCGCGGAATACGGGGCTCCGGTATGCTGAAGGAACCTACATCATGTTCTGCGACAGCGATGATATATATGATAAAGATATGTGCAGGATCATGTTTTCCGCGATACACAAGCGAGGAGTTGATCTTGTAAAATGTAAAATGACTGCGGTTTATCCCTCCGGGGAACGTACTAAGGAAGAACTTGTAATCCCATCGGAAAAGGGGTTTCATCTCCTGAACTCTCAATGGAGGGGAATATTGTGCAGGGGAGTATGGGACAAAATATTCAGACTGGATATTATCCGGTGTAATAATATCTACTTTCCTCCGGTTACGGTCAGTGAAGATATTTCTTTTCTTATACAATATGCCGCTGTAGCGTCAACCTGTTTTATTCTTCCTGATAACCTTTACTATTATTATGTCCGCAGGAATTCTACTGCGGGAAAATATGAAACGGATCCCCTGCCGTATCAGAACGATATTTTAATCTCATATCAGTTTACACTTCGTTTCCTCTTGGCCCATTCGTGTATCAAGAGTAATAGCTATATCCTGTTTCACCTTGCCAATGAACTTACCTATTATTGGAAGAACGAAAAGCAGGACTGTCATCAGTTCTTTAGGAGGATAAAACAGGAAATATTGTTTTATTTCGACAGGAGCGATATTTCATCATACCCCTTGCTGGAAGCTATCAACAACGAAAAAGATCAGAAAGCTATAGATATTCTTCAGAGCCTTCATACGGCATGGTTGCTCGGAATACAAGTGCAGCCTAATGTACGGTTCGTAAAAGTTTCATGA
- a CDS encoding Fic family protein yields MPGNILEVMACPRGCAAALHNQETSDIVKYMKSDVIASNQDLLKSIEGKKRELDALRPFPPEIVRKLNEQFILEWTYNSNAIEGNTLSLQETELVINRGLTIGNKTLKEHFEAINHKDGIEYLYALIKKKKILDESAILEIHKLILKNINDVEAGTYRKTNVMILGAVHLPPSAVKLPRLMQEFMEWYYSNKAKLSVIELAAWVHYKLVYIHPFIDGNGRTARLLMNLILITHGYPPAVILNVDRKKYYRVLKEADREKYGNYFDFIGRSVERSLMIYLNALKSKNDAEDAYGYINMNGASKLCDYSLEYLSYLARTGRLSAIKIGRNWFTTREALLDYIAKVKKK; encoded by the coding sequence TTGCCAGGTAATATCCTGGAAGTCATGGCCTGCCCCCGGGGCTGTGCGGCGGCCTTGCATAACCAGGAAACATCGGATATAGTTAAATACATGAAATCCGATGTTATAGCAAGTAACCAAGATTTGCTCAAAAGCATTGAAGGCAAGAAGCGCGAATTGGACGCGCTGCGGCCTTTCCCTCCTGAAATAGTCCGAAAACTAAATGAACAATTTATCCTGGAATGGACGTATAATTCAAATGCCATTGAAGGAAACACGCTAAGCTTACAAGAAACCGAATTGGTTATTAATCGCGGGTTAACCATTGGAAATAAAACGCTAAAAGAACATTTCGAAGCAATTAACCATAAAGATGGTATTGAATATTTATATGCCCTTATAAAAAAGAAAAAGATATTGGATGAGAGTGCTATCCTTGAGATTCATAAACTTATTTTAAAAAATATTAATGATGTGGAGGCCGGAACCTACAGGAAGACAAATGTCATGATACTAGGCGCGGTACATCTTCCCCCGTCAGCAGTAAAACTACCCAGGTTAATGCAGGAATTTATGGAATGGTATTATAGCAATAAAGCAAAGCTATCGGTTATTGAATTGGCAGCGTGGGTACATTATAAATTAGTATACATCCATCCGTTTATAGACGGAAATGGACGTACCGCCAGGTTGCTTATGAACTTAATACTTATAACCCATGGTTATCCGCCGGCGGTTATACTAAACGTAGACAGAAAAAAATATTACCGGGTTTTAAAGGAAGCCGATAGAGAAAAATACGGTAATTATTTTGATTTTATCGGCCGATCGGTTGAACGATCGTTGATGATATACCTAAATGCGCTAAAAAGCAAAAATGATGCTGAAGATGCCTATGGATATATAAATATGAATGGCGCATCGAAACTGTGCGATTATAGCTTGGAATATTTGTCATATCTGGCGCGTACCGGGCGTTTAAGTGCAATAAAGATTGGAAGGAACTGGTTCACAACCAGAGAAGCGCTGCTGGATTATATTGCAAAGGTTAAAAAGAAATAG
- a CDS encoding VWA domain-containing protein, whose amino-acid sequence MNTNIRKSLLLGVFIFCIPYFLLSEGLTEAVPLNTRNRYQANNGIIVPPEEINDNMYISSFDYHYPEPETDIGFYVYNYLNPETNTGRDGILQIGVQGKVQDFSDIPSLNLAFVVDTSLSMNDDEKIFWIKDSLTSFIDKIRDIDSLALVYFNDTAGVLFESAQMDSDEKRRGFLDAVNELTAEGGTKLEEGINLGYDQIMLNYQEDAINMVLLISDGNEFSNRLASALAHSGDIRISLVWNNRNDLDLHVITPAHEEIWFANMKDLSGGWLDVDRNVTGETTEPVENVFWYQGAAAQGRYQVWVQNYDYHDSEYETPFQVEIKNGDEYNYYEGIISGTGHASNTLAGTFDFNNSVSKSILHTIVESYTQQGVSISTIGVGGNFDEELLRTLAEYGRGNSRSLDNRELMQQILNTDREFERFAVPAAEDMEINVEFSPGVRILAAWGTPYRTENNHITYNIPNLNQGDYKTLLIHYQIPPQNRERLTAVLRGGSADSSENTIPERVIVLTDPADEDSSNMAIYSQARARFVEALKEIGRLYYAGGADSIRLRTALQRTVEAESELEQATLSLDEETAFSAERSVLSRYTEILESELSDSRNAAGRTSRMGVEGGRYSRMKTE is encoded by the coding sequence ATGAATACAAATATCCGTAAAAGCCTGCTTCTGGGTGTTTTTATTTTCTGTATCCCCTATTTTTTATTGTCAGAAGGATTAACGGAGGCCGTTCCCTTAAACACCAGAAACCGGTATCAGGCAAACAATGGTATTATTGTTCCGCCGGAAGAAATTAACGATAATATGTATATTTCTTCCTTTGATTATCACTACCCTGAACCGGAAACGGATATTGGTTTTTATGTTTATAATTATCTGAATCCGGAGACAAATACCGGCAGGGATGGAATACTACAGATCGGCGTACAGGGAAAGGTCCAGGACTTCTCGGATATTCCCTCTTTGAATCTGGCGTTTGTGGTTGATACCTCTCTTTCGATGAACGATGATGAAAAAATTTTCTGGATCAAAGATTCCCTGACCAGTTTTATAGATAAAATTCGGGATATTGATTCTCTGGCCTTGGTATATTTTAACGATACCGCCGGGGTACTTTTCGAATCTGCACAAATGGACAGTGATGAAAAACGCCGGGGATTTCTGGATGCGGTAAATGAACTTACGGCCGAGGGCGGAACCAAACTTGAAGAGGGCATTAATCTTGGCTATGACCAGATTATGCTGAATTACCAGGAAGATGCAATTAATATGGTTCTTCTCATTTCAGATGGCAATGAATTCTCCAACCGGCTTGCCAGCGCCTTAGCCCATTCCGGAGACATACGAATATCGCTTGTGTGGAATAACCGGAATGACCTGGACCTCCATGTAATAACTCCTGCCCATGAAGAAATATGGTTTGCCAATATGAAAGATTTATCAGGAGGCTGGCTGGATGTTGACAGAAATGTGACCGGTGAAACCACCGAACCGGTGGAAAACGTCTTTTGGTATCAAGGCGCCGCTGCCCAGGGCCGGTATCAGGTTTGGGTACAGAATTATGATTACCACGATTCTGAGTACGAGACCCCTTTTCAGGTTGAAATAAAAAATGGCGATGAATATAATTACTACGAAGGCATCATATCCGGAACCGGTCATGCAAGTAATACCCTGGCCGGCACGTTTGATTTTAATAATTCTGTTTCCAAATCAATCCTCCACACCATAGTAGAATCGTATACCCAACAGGGTGTTTCTATTTCCACCATCGGCGTGGGAGGAAATTTTGACGAAGAGCTTTTACGAACCCTGGCGGAATACGGACGGGGCAATTCCCGTTCACTTGACAACCGGGAGCTCATGCAGCAAATCCTTAATACCGACAGGGAATTTGAACGTTTCGCCGTCCCCGCAGCGGAGGACATGGAAATCAATGTGGAATTTTCACCGGGAGTCAGGATCCTTGCAGCATGGGGAACTCCGTACCGGACTGAAAACAACCATATTACTTACAATATTCCTAATCTTAATCAGGGTGATTATAAAACCCTGCTGATACACTATCAGATTCCTCCCCAGAACAGGGAAAGGCTGACTGCGGTTCTTCGCGGCGGAAGCGCCGATAGTTCCGAAAACACCATTCCTGAACGTGTAATTGTTCTGACCGATCCGGCCGATGAAGATTCCTCAAACATGGCTATTTATTCACAAGCCAGGGCGCGTTTTGTCGAGGCCCTTAAAGAAATAGGCCGCCTTTATTATGCAGGCGGGGCCGATTCTATCCGTTTAAGAACAGCCCTGCAAAGAACCGTAGAAGCGGAAAGCGAACTGGAACAGGCAACACTCAGCCTTGATGAAGAAACGGCCTTTAGCGCCGAACGTTCTGTCCTTTCAAGGTATACAGAAATATTAGAATCAGAGTTGAGCGACAGCAGAAACGCCGCCGGGAGAACATCCCGTATGGGAGTCGAAGGCGGCCGGTATTCAAGAATGAAAACCGAATAA
- a CDS encoding formylglycine-generating enzyme family protein, translated as MKKPVVIILIALFSIPFIAPAQTNQDHVPIDFVKIQAGTFIMGSPVSETSRQRDEVQHQVIVGDFYIAKHEVSQDDYESVLQKNPSRFKGPNLPVENVSWFDAIIYCNARSVREGFTPAYTIRDTEIIWDHESDGYRLPTEIEWEYACRAGTSTAFNTGNNITVNQGNYDGNYPYNRNPKGQYHARTLPVMSFKANAWGLYDMHGNVFEWCWDQYNLNNSSGALDGALYSHAVIRGGSWYSEARFLRSANRASAAHSTITSYIGFRVVRSIL; from the coding sequence ATGAAAAAGCCAGTCGTCATTATTTTAATTGCCCTTTTTTCCATTCCCTTTATTGCACCGGCCCAGACAAATCAGGATCATGTCCCCATTGATTTTGTTAAAATCCAGGCGGGGACTTTTATTATGGGAAGTCCTGTTTCTGAAACCTCAAGACAGCGGGATGAAGTCCAGCACCAGGTAATAGTAGGTGATTTTTACATTGCCAAACACGAAGTTAGTCAGGATGATTATGAATCGGTACTACAAAAAAATCCCAGCAGATTCAAAGGACCAAACCTGCCGGTAGAAAATGTAAGCTGGTTTGATGCGATAATTTATTGTAACGCCCGCAGTGTCAGAGAAGGTTTTACCCCGGCCTATACAATTCGTGATACTGAAATAATCTGGGATCATGAGTCGGACGGGTATCGTCTTCCCACAGAAATTGAATGGGAATATGCCTGCAGAGCGGGTACTTCCACTGCGTTTAACACGGGAAATAATATTACTGTGAACCAAGGCAATTATGACGGAAATTATCCTTATAACAGAAACCCTAAAGGGCAATACCATGCAAGAACGCTGCCGGTTATGAGTTTTAAGGCAAATGCCTGGGGTCTATATGATATGCACGGGAATGTATTTGAGTGGTGCTGGGATCAGTATAATCTGAATAACAGTTCCGGCGCCCTTGACGGCGCCTTATATTCACATGCGGTAATACGGGGCGGAAGCTGGTACAGTGAAGCGCGGTTTCTGCGTTCGGCCAACCGCGCCAGCGCGGCGCATTCTACCATAACAAGTTATATCGGTTTCCGGGTAGTCCGATCCATCCTGTAG
- a CDS encoding RNA-binding domain-containing protein, translated as METAELIEIIARDEDSKHQFKANVTNEVSLAQEMIAFSNSGGGELYIGVNNDGTFAGLTREDLGRINQLVSNAASQNIRPPINPQTENIAVFSGLVMRIVVVDGLSKPYMDKNGTIWVKSGSDKRKATSREEIQRIFQAGSFVHADETPANGMTIADLDTEYFKSFFKKVFSDTAELEADSLPAILKNMNLMNGDILNLAGALLFSKNPSFKLPAFIVKAVCFPGNEIHESQYLDSRDIGGKLQDVFQQCMGFMGANIRHVQNGQGVNSLGVLEIPQIALEEILVNALIHRDYFISAPIRIFVFTNRIEIISPGHLPNNLTIENIKRGNSNIRNPVLASFATRILPYRGLGSGITRALKEYPHIDFEDDHDGNSFKVIIARKNGE; from the coding sequence ATGGAAACTGCGGAACTTATAGAAATCATCGCCCGTGACGAGGACAGCAAACACCAGTTTAAGGCAAATGTCACCAATGAAGTCTCTTTAGCCCAGGAGATGATCGCCTTTTCCAATTCCGGGGGCGGCGAACTATACATTGGAGTAAACAATGACGGGACCTTTGCCGGGCTCACTAGGGAAGACCTTGGCAGGATAAACCAGCTGGTTTCAAATGCCGCCTCCCAGAATATACGGCCGCCTATCAATCCCCAAACTGAAAACATAGCGGTCTTCAGCGGCTTAGTAATGCGCATCGTTGTTGTTGATGGGTTAAGCAAGCCCTATATGGACAAAAATGGGACCATCTGGGTAAAAAGCGGTTCCGATAAACGGAAAGCCACATCCAGGGAAGAAATACAGCGAATATTTCAGGCCGGCTCTTTCGTTCACGCTGATGAAACCCCCGCAAACGGCATGACCATTGCGGATTTAGATACGGAGTATTTCAAGTCCTTCTTTAAAAAGGTTTTCAGTGATACCGCTGAACTTGAGGCCGATTCCCTCCCGGCTATATTAAAAAACATGAATCTGATGAACGGTGATATTCTCAATTTAGCAGGCGCCTTATTGTTTAGCAAAAATCCGTCTTTTAAGCTGCCCGCATTCATCGTTAAGGCCGTGTGTTTTCCCGGTAATGAGATACATGAATCGCAATATCTGGACAGCCGGGACATAGGTGGAAAATTACAGGATGTCTTTCAACAATGCATGGGATTTATGGGGGCGAATATCCGCCATGTTCAAAACGGGCAGGGGGTAAACTCCCTGGGGGTTCTCGAAATTCCGCAAATTGCCCTGGAGGAAATTCTTGTTAATGCCCTTATCCACCGGGATTATTTTATCTCAGCGCCCATACGCATTTTCGTCTTTACGAACCGTATCGAAATTATCAGCCCCGGCCATTTGCCTAATAATCTCACTATCGAGAATATTAAACGGGGGAACTCGAATATACGCAATCCCGTATTAGCATCCTTCGCCACACGAATACTACCCTATCGTGGGTTGGGAAGCGGCATTACCAGGGCCTTAAAGGAATACCCCCATATTGATTTTGAAGACGATCATGACGGAAACAGCTTTAAAGTGATAATAGCAAGAAAAAATGGGGAATGA
- a CDS encoding monomeric [FeFe] hydrogenase, with protein sequence MHYNNNTLLVKRDLLVSLIKLFLDDKLEEGIDRIPYEMTSGPNYEPIRCCVYHDRVILKIRILARLGFSVEDYEDDGAPLGLHAKKAQERTAISGPVLTVLDEACNACIKTQYLITNACQGCLARPCLLNCPKKAVSMSGGHAGIDKTKCVNCGICLQACPYHAIIRIPVPCEEACPVGAIAKNEAGKERIDYNKCIFCGNCMRECPFGAMMDKSQVLDVLMAKKRGKKISALFAPAVAGQFRGSIGKLIGALKQAGFDDVYEVALGADITAKNEAAEFTERMEKGEPFMTTSCCPAYIETVRKHIPDLKKRVSETRTPMHYTAEIAAREHPDQLRVFIGPCLAKRKEGLDDPLVDYVLTAEEIGALFLALGIDVTQAEEAAIPNPAKAGGRSFPWSGGVAEAVRRNLKDDSNFHPECVNGLNKEGLAMMKAWSEGRNTGNILEVMACPGGCAAGPMVIANPKIATNQLKKIAEESAG encoded by the coding sequence ATGCATTATAACAATAACACCCTTTTGGTAAAACGTGACCTATTGGTATCCCTGATTAAGCTTTTTCTAGACGATAAACTGGAAGAGGGCATCGATCGTATCCCCTACGAAATGACATCGGGTCCCAATTACGAGCCCATACGCTGCTGTGTATACCATGACCGGGTCATTCTGAAGATCCGCATCCTGGCCCGGCTGGGCTTCTCCGTGGAAGATTACGAGGATGACGGCGCGCCCCTGGGCCTTCACGCAAAGAAAGCCCAGGAACGGACCGCCATTTCCGGGCCGGTTCTTACGGTTCTGGACGAAGCCTGTAACGCCTGTATCAAAACCCAGTACCTGATCACCAACGCCTGCCAGGGATGCCTGGCCCGGCCCTGCCTCCTCAACTGCCCCAAAAAAGCGGTTTCCATGAGCGGCGGCCATGCGGGTATCGATAAGACAAAGTGCGTCAACTGCGGCATCTGTCTGCAGGCCTGTCCCTACCATGCGATTATCAGAATACCCGTCCCCTGCGAAGAAGCCTGTCCCGTGGGGGCCATCGCCAAAAACGAAGCCGGCAAGGAACGGATCGATTACAATAAATGTATCTTTTGCGGCAACTGTATGCGGGAATGTCCTTTTGGCGCAATGATGGATAAGTCCCAGGTCCTGGATGTACTCATGGCGAAAAAGCGCGGAAAGAAAATCTCCGCCCTCTTTGCCCCGGCGGTGGCCGGACAGTTCCGGGGATCCATCGGTAAACTTATCGGCGCCCTGAAACAGGCGGGCTTTGACGATGTCTACGAGGTAGCCCTGGGGGCGGACATTACCGCTAAGAACGAAGCCGCGGAATTTACCGAACGCATGGAAAAGGGGGAACCCTTCATGACCACCTCCTGCTGCCCCGCCTACATTGAGACGGTACGTAAGCACATTCCGGATCTGAAAAAGCGGGTCTCCGAAACCCGGACCCCCATGCACTACACCGCGGAGATCGCCGCCCGGGAACACCCGGATCAGCTCCGGGTCTTTATCGGCCCCTGCCTGGCGAAACGGAAGGAAGGGCTGGACGATCCCCTGGTGGATTACGTCCTCACCGCCGAAGAAATCGGCGCCCTCTTCCTCGCCCTGGGCATAGATGTAACCCAGGCCGAAGAAGCGGCCATCCCGAACCCCGCCAAAGCCGGCGGACGGAGCTTCCCCTGGTCCGGCGGTGTGGCGGAAGCGGTACGCCGTAACCTAAAGGACGACTCCAACTTTCACCCCGAATGTGTCAACGGCCTCAACAAAGAAGGCCTTGCCATGATGAAGGCCTGGTCCGAAGGCCGCAACACCGGTAATATCCTGGAGGTCATGGCCTGCCCCGGAGGCTGTGCGGCGGGACCCATGGTGATAGCCAACCCAAAAATAGCAACAAACCAGCTGAAGAAGATTGCCGAGGAGAGTGCGGGGTAA